One Paenibacillus sp. FSL W8-0186 genomic window carries:
- a CDS encoding alpha-glucosidase: MKPKWWKESVVYQIYPISFKDSNGDGIGDLKGIISKLDYLQELGVNVIWLSPIYKSPGHDNGYDISDYCDIMEQFGTMEDFDRLLQDMHSRGMKLMMDLVLNHTSHKHPWFIESRQSKDNPKRDYYIWRKGKNGGPPNNWESYFSGSVWEYDEQTDEYYLHLYSKYQPDLNWSNPVVIDELHNMVEWWLKKGVDGFRFDAISHIVKAEGLPDADNPHQTKTVRAYEMFSNLENVHTLLQNLHDKVLYYYDIMTVGETSGLGPEQALDYVGDGRRELNMTFQFEHMFIDAASSGSGKWNVVPWNLLELKKIISNWQNVLHDRGWNANYWCNHDQPRSVSRFGNDVLYRVPSAKMLATFIHTLEGTPYIYQGEEIGMTNIAFESIDDYRDVETLNYYEEQRDNGVPEEEIMQALRKRSRDNARTPMQWDTTPNAGFTKGTPWIKVNSNYMEINVADALNDPDSIFHYYKKLIQLRKQHKVIVYGRYKLLLPLHSEIYAYTRTLDNDQLLVILNFFEREPLFELPKDVSPEGMELLISNYPPEKNEDLCKLKLRPYEARVYLQRLPKSANEQ; the protein is encoded by the coding sequence CATCGGCGATCTTAAAGGGATCATCTCCAAGCTGGACTATTTACAGGAGCTGGGGGTCAACGTCATTTGGCTGAGCCCCATTTACAAATCCCCCGGCCATGACAATGGATATGACATTAGCGATTATTGCGATATTATGGAGCAGTTCGGCACGATGGAGGATTTTGACCGATTGCTTCAGGACATGCATTCCCGTGGGATGAAGCTCATGATGGATTTGGTACTGAACCATACCTCGCACAAACATCCATGGTTCATAGAATCCCGTCAGTCCAAAGATAATCCGAAAAGGGATTACTACATATGGCGGAAAGGGAAAAACGGTGGTCCGCCTAACAACTGGGAATCGTACTTCAGCGGCTCGGTCTGGGAGTATGATGAGCAGACGGACGAATACTATTTGCATTTATACTCCAAGTACCAGCCGGATTTAAATTGGAGCAATCCCGTAGTGATCGATGAACTCCATAACATGGTGGAATGGTGGCTTAAAAAGGGAGTGGACGGTTTTCGTTTCGACGCGATATCACACATCGTCAAAGCCGAAGGCCTTCCGGACGCCGACAATCCTCATCAGACGAAGACGGTACGGGCCTATGAAATGTTCTCCAATCTGGAGAATGTCCATACCTTACTGCAAAATCTGCATGACAAAGTACTTTACTATTACGACATCATGACCGTCGGGGAAACGTCGGGACTCGGTCCGGAGCAAGCGCTGGATTATGTGGGGGACGGCCGGCGCGAATTGAATATGACTTTCCAGTTCGAGCATATGTTCATAGATGCCGCCTCTTCAGGGAGCGGTAAATGGAACGTCGTTCCCTGGAACCTGCTGGAGCTGAAAAAAATCATCAGCAACTGGCAAAACGTTCTCCACGACCGGGGCTGGAATGCGAATTACTGGTGCAATCATGACCAGCCGCGTTCTGTATCCCGTTTCGGGAACGATGTGCTGTACCGGGTGCCTTCGGCGAAAATGCTGGCCACCTTCATTCACACCCTGGAAGGCACGCCGTATATTTATCAAGGCGAAGAAATCGGAATGACAAACATCGCTTTCGAGTCTATCGACGATTACCGCGATGTGGAGACGCTGAATTACTACGAGGAACAGCGCGATAACGGGGTGCCGGAAGAAGAAATCATGCAGGCTCTTCGCAAAAGGAGCCGGGACAACGCGAGAACTCCGATGCAGTGGGATACGACTCCAAACGCTGGTTTTACTAAGGGAACACCCTGGATTAAAGTCAATTCCAATTATATGGAGATTAACGTAGCGGATGCGCTGAATGATCCCGATTCTATCTTTCATTATTACAAAAAGCTGATTCAGCTTCGCAAACAGCATAAGGTAATCGTTTATGGCAGATATAAGCTGCTGCTGCCGCTTCATTCAGAAATATATGCTTACACTCGAACTCTGGATAACGATCAGCTGCTCGTGATCCTTAACTTTTTTGAACGGGAGCCGCTCTTTGAACTGCCGAAGGATGTATCACCCGAGGGAATGGAACTGCTCATTTCGAATTATCCCCCGGAAAAGAATGAAGATTTATGTAAATTGAAGCTGCGGCCTTATGAAGCAAGGGTGTATTTACAGCGTCTGCCCAAATCTGCGAATGAACAATAG
- a CDS encoding DUF2512 family protein gives MSIHLDEEDTMTKRIVVKIVWSCIILVGLFMLMSDASFFPALLTAVGLTIFSFLLVDLFVLPRASNVLATMMDAVLAYLFIWALAANNGWSMTLMEVLTATVAVTVFEYVYHDWLIRNGIQQDKQMKVE, from the coding sequence ATGAGTATACATCTTGATGAGGAGGACACGATGACCAAACGGATTGTTGTCAAAATCGTCTGGAGCTGCATTATCCTTGTAGGGCTCTTTATGCTGATGAGCGATGCCTCGTTTTTCCCCGCGCTGTTAACAGCTGTTGGCCTGACGATTTTCTCGTTTTTATTGGTGGATCTGTTTGTATTGCCCCGAGCCAGCAATGTTTTGGCGACGATGATGGATGCTGTCCTAGCTTACCTGTTTATATGGGCGCTCGCAGCCAATAACGGCTGGTCAATGACGCTGATGGAGGTGCTCACCGCCACGGTCGCCGTAACTGTCTTCGAGTATGTGTACCATGACTGGCTTATCAGAAATGGAATTCAGCAGGACAAGCAGATGAAAGTGGAATGA
- a CDS encoding NAD(P)/FAD-dependent oxidoreductase, producing the protein MPQDCIIVGGGIAGLQAAIQLGRYSAYDVLVVDAGEGRSTLCRGYHNILGWPEGISGQELRARGRHQAESTGVRFARDRIVTAARTSAGTILLKGETGETYETYTTLLATGVSDRIPEIPGLVPLLGSSVYICPDCDGYEIEGKRTVLMGAGDAGANMALLLAERTHSLTYVNHESSRISPELLEQMGHASISYIEAAIVEIRSAAEGQIAQVILHDGTVLPAERGFIAFGGNKVHSDLARQLGAVLSDNGHVESDPRSKQTSVDNVWAAGDIALHAEQATVAMGEGSIAAIWINKALRAQKGKFDQRKSYNDGIIRTT; encoded by the coding sequence ATGCCGCAGGATTGCATTATTGTCGGAGGAGGAATCGCTGGGCTGCAGGCCGCGATCCAATTAGGCCGTTATTCCGCCTATGATGTTCTGGTCGTTGACGCTGGGGAAGGCAGATCTACGCTTTGCCGCGGTTATCACAATATTTTAGGCTGGCCAGAGGGAATATCGGGACAAGAATTGCGTGCAAGAGGAAGGCATCAGGCTGAGAGCACTGGTGTCCGCTTTGCTCGGGACAGGATTGTAACAGCGGCTCGAACCTCAGCCGGAACGATACTTCTTAAAGGGGAAACGGGAGAAACATACGAGACCTATACGACGCTGCTTGCGACAGGAGTGAGCGATCGCATTCCCGAAATCCCTGGGCTTGTTCCGCTGCTCGGAAGCAGCGTATATATTTGCCCGGATTGCGACGGGTATGAAATTGAAGGCAAGCGCACTGTTTTGATGGGAGCTGGAGATGCCGGTGCCAATATGGCGCTTCTGTTGGCAGAACGCACACACAGTCTGACTTATGTGAACCATGAGTCTTCCCGTATATCTCCAGAACTGTTGGAACAGATGGGTCATGCAAGTATTTCTTATATCGAGGCAGCGATTGTGGAAATACGGTCAGCTGCGGAAGGGCAAATTGCGCAGGTCATACTTCATGACGGTACTGTTCTGCCCGCCGAACGGGGCTTTATTGCTTTTGGCGGAAACAAGGTTCATTCTGACCTCGCGAGGCAGCTTGGGGCTGTTCTCAGTGATAACGGCCATGTGGAAAGTGATCCGCGAAGCAAGCAGACGAGTGTGGATAACGTATGGGCCGCTGGCGATATCGCTCTGCACGCAGAGCAGGCCACTGTGGCGATGGGCGAAGGTTCGATCGCCGCGATATGGATCAATAAAGCCTTGCGGGCGCAGAAAGGAAAATTCGATCAGCGTAAATCATATAATGATGGTATAATAAGGACAACATAA